One genomic window of Parcubacteria group bacterium includes the following:
- a CDS encoding DUF2304 family protein has product MLIQVVTIIVVLFLITRVGAKLKRREITFREAVFWALLWFGVGMVALYPQLADRVASYIGLQTATGIDLVVYIAVALAFYLIFRLFVHIERVERDITKIVRHVAMKSGPPAIPEESSGVIGDEE; this is encoded by the coding sequence ATGCTTATACAAGTTGTTACCATCATTGTCGTTCTGTTCCTGATTACGCGCGTTGGCGCCAAGCTCAAGCGGCGCGAAATCACGTTTCGGGAAGCTGTGTTTTGGGCGCTCCTGTGGTTTGGCGTGGGCATGGTGGCGCTGTACCCCCAGCTTGCGGACCGCGTTGCATCATACATTGGGTTGCAGACGGCAACCGGAATTGATTTGGTCGTTTACATTGCCGTTGCATTGGCGTTTTACCTCATCTTCCGGTTATTCGTGCACATTGAGCGCGTGGAGCGCGACATTACGAAAATCGTGCGCCATGTGGCCATGAAATCGGGGCCCCCGGCGATTCCAGAGGAATCGTCCGGGGTGATTGGTGATGAAGAATAA